Proteins encoded together in one Salarchaeum sp. JOR-1 window:
- a CDS encoding heavy-metal-associated domain-containing protein → MTTLTVSGMTCGHCEQKVEDALSGVEGVTEASADRELGTATVEGDADTDALVAAVEDAGYDASA, encoded by the coding sequence ATGACGACACTCACCGTCAGCGGCATGACCTGCGGCCACTGCGAGCAGAAGGTGGAGGACGCGCTCTCGGGCGTCGAGGGCGTCACCGAGGCGAGCGCCGACCGCGAACTCGGCACCGCGACCGTCGAGGGCGACGCGGACACGGACGCGCTCGTCGCCGCGGTCGAGGACGCGGGCTACGACGCGTCCGCGTAA
- a CDS encoding TrkA family potassium uptake protein codes for MERQQRRAVGYLALLAVVVAGYTLAYQVGMAVFEGERVTLVHAFHIVVETFTTTGYGEDASRWDTAGILLLMDAMQLTGVLMLFLTLPLFVVPWVERRLEVDPPESVSLTDHVVICGYTDRVEALIDELDAQTVDYVVVEPDRAEAQELHEGGVTVVHGNAEDTDVLDAVSVPDARAVVLDASDETNATLALSVREVDADVRVVGFVADPSHANYVRYAGADRVLSPHEILGRSLANKVTNAITTDLGETVRLGDDFEVAEMPIQRGSELDGSTLADGRVRERTGANVVGLWAAGEFIAAPDPTRELDRSTILLVAGDDDALTALKELTLTEARRHDRGRVVVAGYGDTGTRVSEILDENDVPHTVVDRKDRPGVDVVGDVSEEETLAEAGLADASALLLALGDDAASVFATLVARENYPDVELLCRANDTRAEPRLYAAGAGYVLALATVSGRMLASTLLGEDVMSLDNQVDLVRTRAPAFVGQTLREAAVRERTGCTVIAVQRDGTVESDPSPEFRIERGDALVVAGTDDDIARFTDLADVRPDAP; via the coding sequence ATGGAGAGACAGCAGCGCCGCGCCGTCGGTTACCTCGCGCTCCTCGCGGTCGTCGTGGCCGGGTACACGCTCGCCTATCAGGTCGGGATGGCGGTGTTCGAGGGCGAGCGGGTCACGCTCGTCCACGCCTTCCACATCGTCGTCGAGACGTTCACCACCACGGGGTACGGCGAGGACGCGAGCCGCTGGGACACCGCGGGCATCCTGCTGTTGATGGACGCGATGCAGCTCACGGGCGTCCTGATGCTGTTCCTGACGCTCCCGCTGTTCGTCGTGCCGTGGGTGGAGCGACGCCTCGAAGTCGACCCGCCCGAGAGCGTCTCGCTCACCGACCACGTGGTGATCTGCGGGTACACGGATCGCGTGGAGGCGCTCATCGACGAACTGGACGCGCAGACCGTCGACTACGTCGTCGTGGAACCCGACCGAGCGGAGGCGCAGGAACTCCACGAGGGCGGTGTGACGGTCGTGCACGGAAACGCGGAGGACACCGACGTACTGGACGCCGTGTCTGTCCCGGACGCGCGCGCGGTCGTGCTGGACGCGTCCGACGAGACGAACGCCACGCTCGCGCTGAGCGTACGCGAGGTGGACGCGGACGTTCGCGTCGTCGGGTTCGTCGCCGACCCCAGCCACGCGAACTACGTCCGGTACGCGGGCGCAGACCGCGTGCTCTCCCCGCACGAGATTCTCGGGCGCAGCCTCGCGAACAAGGTGACGAACGCTATCACTACAGACCTCGGGGAGACCGTTCGGCTGGGCGACGACTTCGAGGTCGCGGAGATGCCGATACAGCGGGGGAGCGAACTCGACGGCAGCACGCTCGCCGACGGCCGAGTTCGCGAGCGAACGGGCGCGAACGTCGTCGGCCTGTGGGCGGCGGGCGAGTTCATCGCCGCACCCGACCCGACGCGGGAGCTCGACCGGAGCACCATCCTCCTCGTCGCCGGAGACGACGACGCGCTCACCGCCCTGAAGGAACTTACGCTCACCGAGGCGCGGCGGCACGACCGGGGCCGCGTCGTCGTCGCAGGGTACGGCGACACCGGGACGCGCGTCAGCGAAATCCTCGACGAGAACGACGTTCCGCACACGGTCGTCGATCGGAAGGATCGCCCGGGTGTCGATGTCGTCGGGGACGTATCGGAGGAGGAGACGCTCGCCGAGGCGGGGTTGGCGGACGCGAGCGCGCTCCTGCTCGCGCTCGGGGACGACGCCGCGAGCGTGTTCGCGACGCTGGTGGCGCGCGAGAACTACCCCGACGTGGAGCTACTGTGTCGCGCGAACGACACGCGCGCAGAACCGCGGCTGTACGCGGCGGGCGCGGGGTACGTGCTCGCGCTCGCCACCGTCAGCGGCCGCATGCTCGCGTCCACCCTGCTCGGCGAGGACGTGATGAGCCTCGACAATCAGGTGGATCTCGTGCGGACGCGAGCGCCGGCGTTCGTCGGGCAGACGCTCCGGGAGGCCGCTGTCCGCGAGCGCACGGGCTGTACGGTCATCGCGGTGCAGCGCGACGGCACCGTGGAGTCCGACCCGTCGCCCGAGTTCCGGATCGAGCGCGGGGACGCGCTCGTCGTCGCGGGGACGGACGACGACATCGCGCGGTTCACCGACCTCGCAGACGTGCGTCCCGATGCTCCGTGA
- a CDS encoding DUF4149 domain-containing protein encodes MSLAAAVASFVADLALGAWFGAMAFFSFVAAPTTFSVLGTDDAGPVVNAIFPTYYQVGIGLGFVALGGIAVTDTLAGLDYYWVAYGATAVAVAAAAYARYRLIPKMEAAGDDAFSQYHKQSVALNALAMLAVLVALAATHA; translated from the coding sequence ATGTCACTCGCCGCCGCGGTCGCGTCCTTCGTCGCCGACCTCGCGCTCGGCGCGTGGTTCGGCGCGATGGCCTTTTTCTCGTTCGTCGCCGCACCGACCACGTTCAGCGTCCTCGGCACCGACGACGCCGGCCCCGTCGTGAACGCCATCTTCCCGACGTACTACCAGGTCGGCATCGGCCTCGGGTTCGTCGCGCTCGGCGGGATCGCCGTCACCGACACGCTCGCCGGCCTCGACTACTACTGGGTGGCGTACGGCGCGACCGCCGTCGCCGTCGCGGCGGCGGCGTACGCCCGCTACCGCCTCATCCCGAAGATGGAGGCCGCCGGGGACGACGCGTTCAGCCAGTACCACAAACAGAGCGTCGCCCTGAACGCGCTCGCCATGCTCGCCGTGCTCGTCGCGCTCGCCGCCACCCACGCGTGA